A section of the Saccopteryx leptura isolate mSacLep1 chromosome 6, mSacLep1_pri_phased_curated, whole genome shotgun sequence genome encodes:
- the TGM7 gene encoding protein-glutamine gamma-glutamyltransferase Z, whose translation MKQVAALELRFVDLQSPKNNKAHHTQEMDLKRLIVRRGQPFTLQLHFNRPFHLGTDHITFVAETGPAPMELPRTQATFSLTQTQQGNVWSASDFTVNSNSLSVALFTPASAIIGSYSLKIQLSQGQGYSVTYPVGTFILLFNPWSTEDDVYLPSEILLQEYIMMDYGFVYKGHERFISSWSWNFGQFEEDIIDICFEILNKSVYFSENPSKDYSQRNDVVYVCRVISAMINSNDDSGVLQGNWGEDYSLGVSPLEWNGSVAILRQWSARGRQPVKYGQCWVFAAVMCTVMRCLGVPTRVVSNFHSAHSVDGNLTIDTYYDQNAEILSTWKRDKIWNFHVWNECWMIRKDLPPGYNGWQVLDPTPQQTSSGLFCCGPASVKAIREGEIHLPYDTPFVYAEVNADEVIWLLRDGQAQEILAHNTSSVGKKICTKMVGSGQRQDVTNFYKYPEGSPEERSVFMKASRKMLGSRRASSPFLDLLGSGVFREQPAQLQLQLARTPEWGQDLLLKLHARRMTDRAHPRDPIRLEVHFCAQALLHNGGTREPLWRQTVHLKLDFGEEIQWPLLLPYDNYRNKLTDEKLIRVSGIAEVEGTQRSILVLKDISLEPPHLSIEVSERAEVGKVLGVHITFTNTQTMALSHCTMVLEGSGLIRGQISNDLGTLVAGHIIQIHLNLYPFKAGPRQLQVLISSDEVKEIKGYKDIFVAAARAS comes from the exons TGGCAGCCTTAGAGCTCAGGTTTGTCGACCTGCAGAGCCCCAAGAACAACAAGGCTCATCACACACAGGAGATGGACCTAAAGCGGCTCATCGTGCGCAGGGGCCAGCCTTTCACGCTCCAACTGCATTTCAATCGGCCCTTCCACTTGGGGACCGACCACATCACCTTCGTGGCTGAGACTG GACCAGCACCCATGGAGCTGCCAAGAACCCAGGCCACCTTTTCACTCACCCAGACCCAACAAGGAAATGTCTGGAGTGCTTCTGATTTCACCGTTAACTCCAACTCACTCTCTGTCGCCCTTTTCACGCCAGCCAGTGCAATCATTGGCTCCTACTCTCTGAAGATACAGCTTTCTCAAGGCCAGGGTTACAGCGTGACTTACCCAGTGGGGACTTTCATCCTGCTTTTTAACCCTTGGAGCACAG AAGATGACGTCTACCTGCCAAGTGAAATACTGCTGCAGGAGTATATCATGATGGACTATGGCTTTGTGTACAAGGGTCATGAAAGATTCATCAGCTCCTGGTCCTGGAACTTCGGGCAG TTTGAAGAAGACATCATAGACATCTGCTTTGAGATCCTGAACAAGAGTGTGTACTTCTCAGAGAACCCGTCCAAAGACTACTCCCAGAGGAATGACGTGGTGTACGTCTGCAGGGTGATAAGCGCTATG ATCAACAGCAATGATGACAGTGGCGTGCTACAGGGGAACTGGGGAGAGGACTACTCCCTGGGAGTCAGCCCGTTGGAGTGGAATGGCAGCGTGGCCATCCTACGGCAGTGGTCGGCCAGGGGCAGGCAGCCTGTCAAGTATGGACAGTGCTGGGTCTTTGCAGCTGTTATGTGCACTG taATGAGATGCTTAGGGGTGCCAACTCGTGTTGTTTCCAATTTCCATTCTGCACACAGCGTGGATGGGAACTTGACCATAGACACCTACTATGACCAAAATGCAGAAATTCTGTCAACCTGGAAACGAGACAAAATATG GAATTTCCATGTCTGGAATGAGTGCTGGATGATCCGGAAAGATCTCCCACCAGGATACAACGGGTGGCAGGTTCTGGATCCCACTCCCCAGCAAACCAGCAGTG GACTGTTCTGCTGTGGCCCTGCCTCCGTGAAGGCCATTAGGGAAGGGGAGATCCACCTGCCCTATGACACGCCGTTTGTGTATGCTGAGGTGAATGCTGATGAAGTCATTTGGCTCCTCAGGGATGGCCAGGCCCAGGAAATCCTGGCCCATAACACCAGTTCCGTCGGGAAGAAAATCTGCACCAAGATGGTGGGATCAGGCCAGCGCCAGGACGTCACCAACTTCTACAAGTACCCAGAAG GATCCCCTGAGGAGCGGTCTGTGTTCATGAAGGCATCCCGGAAAATGCTGGGCTCAAGAAGGGCCTCTTCACCCTTTCTGGATCTGCTGGGGTCTGGGGTCTTTCGGGAGCAGCCAGCACAGCTGCAGCTTCAGCTGGCCAGGACACCTGAGTGGGGCCAGGACCTGCTGCTGAAACTGCATGCCAGGAGGATGACAGACAGAGCCCATCCCCGGGATCCCATCAGACTGGAGGTGCACTTCTGCGCACAGGCCCTGCTGCACAACGGCGGCACCCGGGAGCCCCTCTGGAGGCAAACAGTGCACTTGAAACTGGACTTTGGGGAGG AGATACAATGGCCACTCTTGCTACCTTACGACAATTATAGAAACAAACTGACAGATGAAAAGCTGATTCGCGTGTCTGGCATTGCTGAGGTGGAGGGGACACAGAGGTCCATACTGGTCCTGAAAGATATCTCTCTGGAGCCTCCCCACTTATCTATTGAG GTATCTGAGAGGGCCGAAGTGGGCAAGGTGCTGGGAGTCCACATCACCTTCACCAACACCCAAACCATGGCTCTGAGTCACTGCACGATGGTGCTAGAGGGAAGTGGCCTCATCCGTGGGCAGATATCAAATGA CCTTGGGACTCTAGTGGCCGGACACATCATCCAAATTCATCTGAACCTCTACCCCTTCAAAGCTGGACCTCGCCAGCTGCAAGTGCTCATCAGCAGCGATGAAGTCAAGGAGATTAAGGGCTACAAGGACATCTTTGTAGCTGCAGCCAGGGCTTCTTAG